From one Lotus japonicus ecotype B-129 chromosome 3, LjGifu_v1.2 genomic stretch:
- the LOC130749453 gene encoding cytokinin dehydrogenase 6-like encodes MRYLSLSLTREYNIMFIRGFMILFLSCITIRLNFSISTIPSSLKTLPLEGHLSFAEADLKHAARDFGNRYQSHPMAVLHPKSVSDIAATIKHVWNLGPSSHLTIAARGHGHSLHGQAQAHGGVVINMESIKVPQMQVYSGEFPYVDVSGGELWVNILHETLRFGLAPRSWTDYLHLTVGGTLSNAGVSGQAFRHGPQISNVQKLEVVTGTGEVVNCSDEKNGELFYSVLGGLGQFGIITRARIFLEPAPTMVKWIRVLYADFTAFTRDQEQLIFSQKAFDYIEGFVIINRTGLLNNWRLSFNPQDPVEASKFKSDGRTLFCLELAKYFNQEESFAVNQEVEKHLTHLNYIPSTLFQTEVTYVDFLDRVHITEVKLRSKGLWDIPHPWLNLFIPQSKIQKFAKEVFGNIVRETSNGPVLIYPVNKSKWDNRTSVVTPEEDIFYLVAFLASAIPSSNGPDGLEHILSQNKRILEYCERAQLGVKQYLAHYTTQEQWRVHFGPQWEIFQQRKSVYDPLAILAPGQGIFPKSITLA; translated from the exons ATGAGATATCTATCACTTAGCCTCACTAGAGAATACAACATTATGTTCataagaggcttcatgattctGTTTCTCAGTTGTATCACCATTAGGCTTAATTTCAGCATTTCAACCATCCCTTCTTCACTGAAAACACTTCCCTTGGAAGGACACTTAAGCTTTGCTGAAGCTGACCTCAAACATGCGGCGAGAGACTTCGGCAACAGGTACCAATCTCACCCCATGGCAGTGCTGCATCCGAAGTCAGTTTCTGACATTGCAGCCACCATAAAGCATGTATGGAACCTCGGTCCGAGTTCTCATCTTACTATTGCAGCCAGAGGCCATGGCCACTCACTCCATGGCCAGGCACAGGCACATGGAGGAGTTGTGATCAACATGGAATCAATCAAGGTCCCTCAAATGCAGGTTTATTCAGGAGAATTCCCTTATGTGGATGTCTCAGGTGGTGAATTGTGGGTGAACATACTGCATGAGACACTGAGGTTTGGTTTAGCACCAAGATCTTGGACAGACTATTTGCATCTCACAGTTGGTGGCACTTTATCAAATGCTGGTGTTAGTGGCCAGGCTTTTAGGCATGGTCCCCAGATAAGTAATGTTCAGAAGCTGGAGGTTGTTACAG GAACTGGGGAGGTTGTAAACTGTTCTGATGAGAAGAATGGTGAGCTCTTCTACAGTGTGCTTGGGGGCCTAGGCCAGTTTGGCATCATAACAAGAGCAAGAATCTTCCTAGAACCAGCACCCACCATG GTAAAATGGATTAGAGTGCTGTATGCAGATTTCACAGCATTCACAAGAGACCAAGAGCAATTAATATTTTCCCAAAAAGCTTTTGATTATATTGAAGGATTTGTCATCATAAACAGAACAGGTCTGCTAAATAACTGGAGATTATCCTTCAACCCACAAGATCCAGTTGAAGCTAGTAAGTTCAAGTCAGATGGAAGAACCCTCTTCTGTCTAGAACTGGCCAAATACTTCAATCAGGAAGAAAGCTTTGCAGTAAATCAG GAAGTTGAGAAACATTTGACCCACTTGAATTACATCCCATCAACACTTTTTCAAACAGAAGTCACATATGTAGACTTTTTAGACAGGGTGCACATCACAGAGGTAAAGTTGCGTTCAAAAGGCCTATGGGATATTCCACACCCCTGGCTCAATCTTTTCATACCCCAAAGCAAAATACAAAAATTTGCAAAAGAAGTCTTCGGCAATATTGTGAGGGAAACAAGCAATGGCCCggtcctaatctacccagtaaATAAATCAAA GTGGGACAACAGAACTTCTGTTGTTACCCCAGAGGAAGATATTTTCTACTTGGTGGCATTTCTTGCCTCTGCAATCCCCTCTTCCAATGGACCTGATGGTCTTGAACACATTCTAAGTCAGAACAAAAGAATCTTAGAATACTGTGAAAGAGCCCAACTTGGAGTCAAGCAATATTTAGCCCACTACACTACACAGGAACAATGGAGGGTGCATTTTGGTCCTCAATGGGAGATTTTCCAGCAAAGAAAATCTGTTTATGACCCTTTGGCAATACTTGCTCCTGGCCAAGGAATATTTCCAAAATCAATAACCTTAGCATGA